The proteins below are encoded in one region of Manis javanica isolate MJ-LG chromosome 8, MJ_LKY, whole genome shotgun sequence:
- the LOC108402005 gene encoding LOW QUALITY PROTEIN: olfactory receptor 4K13-like (The sequence of the model RefSeq protein was modified relative to this genomic sequence to represent the inferred CDS: substituted 1 base at 1 genomic stop codon), whose amino-acid sequence MDFLKNRSSVSEFILLGLSSSQEIQIFLFAIFFLVYVAIVVGNLLIVISVIFDNHLHSPMYFFLANLSFLDLCLSTTATPKAIADFLRKHKTISLWGCMAQMFFMHFFGGGEMSLLIAMAIDRYVFICKPLRYKTLMSRRVLTVFLLLSWIVGFIHTTSQIVFTVGLPFCGPNVVDNIFCDLPLVIKLACTKTYTLXLLVITNSGLLSLICFILLLISYVVMLVTIWKHSSSASSKAVSTLSAHITVITLFFGPAIFIYAFPFNSYSASKFFSVFYLTITPLINPITYTLKNQEMKAAIKRLSSQHTGSWLIS is encoded by the coding sequence ATGGATTTTCTGAAGAACAGATCAAGTGTTTCTGAGTTTATCTTGCTGGGACTTTCCAGTTCTCAAGAAATTCAGATATTCCTTTTTGCAATCTTCTTTCTTGTCTATGTAGCCATTGTAGTAGGAAACCTCCTTATTGTGATCTCTGTGATATTTGATAACCATCTTCACTCCCCCATGTATTTCTTTCTGGCAAACTTGTCGTTTCTTGACTTATGTCTTTCAACTACTGCAACTCCCAAAGCAATTGCAGACTTCCTTAGAAAACACAAGACCATCTCCTTGTGGGGCTGCATGGCCCAGATGTTTTTCATGCACTTCTTTGGGGGTGGAGAGATGTCTCTTCTGATAGCTATGGCCATAGACAGGTATGTGTTCATATGCAAACCCTTGCGCTACAAAACCCTCATGAGTCGCAGGGTGCTCACTGTGTTTCTACTGCTCTCATGGATAGTTGGCTTCATACATACTACAAGCCAGATAGTTTTCACGGTTGGTTTACCTTTCTGTGGTCCCAACGTTGTGGACAACATTTTCTGTGACCTTCCGCTGGTCATCAAGCTTGCTTGCACTAAAacttataccctctagctcttgGTGATTACAAACAGTGGGCTTCTGTCCTTGATCTGCTTCATTCTCTTGCTCATATCCTATGTCGTCATGCTGGTCACCATCTGGAAGCATTCTTCCAGTGCATCCTCCAAGGCTGTGTCCACACTATCTGCTCACATCACTGTGATCACTCTCTTCTTTGGCCCAGCTATCTTTATCTATGCTTTCCCATTCAATAGTTATTCTGCAAGtaagtttttttctgtattttacttgACCATCACCCCCCTCATTAATCCAATTACTTACACTCTGAAGAATCAGGAAATGAAGGCAGCCATTAAGAGACTGAGCAGCCAGCATACTGGTTCCTGGCTCATCTCCTAA